One region of Bubalus kerabau isolate K-KA32 ecotype Philippines breed swamp buffalo chromosome 6, PCC_UOA_SB_1v2, whole genome shotgun sequence genomic DNA includes:
- the ZBTB7B gene encoding zinc finger and BTB domain-containing protein 7B — protein sequence MGSPEDDLIGIPFPDHSSELLSCLNEQRQLGHLCDLTIRTQGLEYRTHRAVLAACSHYFKKLFTEGGGGALSGAGGGGTAAGGAGAGVCELDFVGPEALGALLEFAYTATLTTSSANMPAVLQAARLLEIPCVIAACMEILQGSGLEAPSPDEDDCERARQYLEAFACTATASASGVPNGDDSPPQAPLPPPPPPPPRPVARRSRKPRKAFLQTKGARANHLVPEVPTVPTHPFTYEEEEEASRVGSGLGDSYSPPTGAASPPEGPLSYEACEGEEEEEELVYPPPYGLAQGGGPPLSPEELGSDEDAIDPDLMAYLSSLHQDTLPPGLDSQDKLVRKRRSQMPQECPVCHKIIHGAGKLPRHMRTHTGEKPFACEVCGVRFTRNDKLKIHMRKHTGERPYSCSHCPARFLHSYDLKNHMHLHTGDRPYECHLCHKAFAKEDHLQRHLKGQNCLEVRTRRRRKDDAPPHYPPPSAATSSPAGLDLSNGHLDTFRLSLPRFWETTAPTGPPDSTPGPPDDDEEEGAPTTPQAEGAMDTS from the exons ATGGGGAGCCCTGAGGATGACCTGATCGGGATTCCATTCCCAGACCACAGCAGTGAGCTCCTGAGCTGCCTCAATGAGCAGCGCCAGCTGGGCCACCTCTGTGACCTCACCATCCGGACGCAGGGCCTGGAGTACCGCACCCACCGGGCTGTGCTGGCTGCCTGCAGCCACTACTTCAAGAAGCTCTTCACCGAGGGTGGTGGGGGTGCACTCTCGGGTGCTGGGGGCGGTGGGACAGCTGCCGGGGGTGCAGGGGCCGGCGTGTGCGAGTTGGACTTCGTGGGGCCGGAGGCACTGGGTGCCCTGCTCGAGTTTGCCTACACAGCCACCCTAACCACCAGCAGCGCCAACATGCCGGCTGTACTGCAGGCTGCACGGCTGCTGGAGATCCCCTGTGTCATTGCGGCCTGCATGGAGATTCTGCAGGGCAGTGGACTAGAGGCGCCCAGCCCGGACGAGGACGACTGTGAGCGCGCGCGCCAGTACCTGGAAGCCTTCGCCTGTACAGCCACCGCCTCAGCTTCAGGAGTCCCCAATGGTGACGACAGCCCTCCACAGGCGCCCCtcccaccgccgccgccgccgcctcctcggcCTGTTGCCCGCCGCAGCCGCAAGCCCCGCAAAGCTTTCCTGCAGACCAAGGGGGCCCGGGCCAACCACCTGGTGCCCGAGGTGCCCACAGTGCCCACCCATCCCTTCACctacgaggaggaggaggaggcgagcAGAGTGGGCAGTGGGCTGGGAGACAGCTACAGCCCTCCCACAGGGGCTGCCTCACCCCCCGAGGGGCCCCTGAGCTACGAGGCCTGCGAgggtgaggaagaagaggaggagctgGTGTACCCCCCACCCTATGGGCTGGCACAGGGCGGCGGGCCTCCGCTGTCCCCAGAGGAGCTGGGCTCAGACGAGGATGCCATCGATCCCGACCTGATGGCCTACCTCAGTTCCCTGCACCAGGACACCCTGCCTCCAGGCCTGGACAGCCAGGACAAGCTAGTGCGCAAACGCCGCTCCCAGATGCCCCAGGAGTGCCCAGTCTGCCACAAGATCATCCACGGGGCGGGCAAACTGCCACGCCACATGAGGACCCATACGGGTGAGAAGCCCTTCGCCTGTGAAGTCTGCGGCGTCCGTTTCACCCG GAATGACAAGCTGAAGATCCACATGCGGAAGCACACCGGAGAGCGCCCCTACTCGTGCTCGCACTGCCCAGCCCGCTTCCTGCACAGCTACGACCTCAAGAACCACATGCACCTGCACACAGGGGACCGGCCCTACGAGTGCCACCTGTGCCACAAGGCTTTCGCCAAGGAGGACCACCTGCAGCGCCACCTCAAGGGCCAGAACTGCCTGGAGGTGCGCACCCGGCGGCGCCGCAAGGACGATGCACCCCCACACTACCCCCCGCCCTCCGCAGCCACCTCGTCCCCTGCTGGCCTCGACCTCTCCAACGGTCACTTGGACACCTTCCGCCTGTCTCTGCCTCGATTCTGGGAGACGACCGCCCCTACTGGGCCCCCAGACTCCACCCCAGGGCCCCCTGATGACGACGAGGAGGAGGGGGCACCCACCACACCTCAGGCTGAAGGTGCCATGGACACCTCTTAA